The following are encoded together in the Misgurnus anguillicaudatus chromosome 14, ASM2758022v2, whole genome shotgun sequence genome:
- the eml6 gene encoding echinoderm microtubule-associated protein-like 6 isoform X2 — protein MADKTAPRCQLRLEWIHGYRGHQCRNNLYYTAGKEIVYFVAGVGVVYNTREHTQKFYLGHNDDIISLALHPDKIQVATGQVGKDPYICVWDSYTLTTVSILRDVHTHGVACLAFDADGQRLASVGLDAKNTVCVWDWKKGRVLASATGHSDRIFDISWDPFIQHRLVSCGVKHIKFWTLCGNALTPKRGIFGKTGDLQTILCLATAKDEVTYSGALNGDIYVWKGLNLTRTIQAAHGAGIFSMHSCEEGFATGGRDGCVRLWDIDFKPITKIDLREVEQGYKGLSIRSVCWRADRILAGTQDSEIFEVMVRDRDKPLLIMQGHSEGELWALDLHPKQPLAVTGSDDRSVRLWSLSEHTLIARCNMEEAVRSVSFNNDGSQLALGMKDGSFTVLRVRDMTEVVHIKDRKEVIHELKFSPDGSYLAVGSNDGFVDIYAVAQRYKKVGECSKSTCFITHLDWSVDSRFLQTNDGAGERIFYRMPTGKFLPKEEAKGIHWMTWTCVLGPEVNGIWPKYSNVNDINSVDANYSSAVLVTGDDFGLVKLLRFPCLKKAAKFKKYIGHSAHVTNVRWSHDLQWVLSTGGADHSVFQWRFLPEGVMNGVLEPLLQDGYADSNSGESDSDLSDVPELDSDIEQEAQMNYERQVYKEDLPQLKKKLAGSLKRQRAPDEGLRLQFVHGYRGCDCRNNLFYTQTGEVVYHVAAVAVVYNRQQHTQRFYLGHDDDILSLTVHPLKDYVATGQVGRDPAIHVWDIQTLRCLSLLKGQHQRGVCALEFTGDGKSLVSVGIDEDHSIVIWDWKKGEKLAKSRGHREKIFVVKANPFRMDKLLTVGIKHIKFWLHTGGGLTFKRGIFGNLGKQETMMSACYGRSEDLVFSGATNGDVYIWKDTTLVKTIKAHDGPVFAMCSLDKGFVTGGKDGVVELWDDMFERCLKTYAIKRASLSPSSKGLLLEDNPSIRAITLGHGHILVGTKNGEILEIDKSGPMTLLVQGHMEGEVWGLAAHPLLPICATVSDDKTLRIWELSANHRMVAVRKLKKGGRCCAFSPDGKALAVGLNDGSFLVVNADTLEDMVTFHHRKEIISDIRFSQDAGKYLAVASHDSFVDIYNVLTSKRVGICKGASSCVTHVDWDVRGKLLQVNTGAKEQQFFEAPRGRRQTISTSEFEKMEWATWTSVLGSTCEGIWPTLSFVNAASLTKDRKLLATGDDFGFVKLFSFPCKGQFAKFKKYVAHSANVTNVRWSNDDAMLLSVGGADTALMIWAREGIGPRESKAVDSEESDDDAEEDGGYDSDVAREKNMDYTTKIYAVSIRQMMGVKPHQQQKEVQVDERPPVSRAAPLPEKLVKNNITKKKKIVEELSLDHVFGYRGFDCRNNLHYLNDGADIIFHTAAAAIIQNLSAGTQSFYLEHTDDILCLTVNQHPKYQNIIATGQIGLAPSIHVWDAMSKQTLSVLRCSHAKGVGYVNFSATGKLLLSVGVDPEHTITVWRWQEGSKVCSKGGHNDRIFVVEFRPDSDTQFVSVGIKHIKFWTLVGGSLLYKKGVMGTVEDGRMQTMLSVAFGANNLTFTGAINGDVYVWREHYLVRVVAKAHTGPVFTMYTTLRDGLIVTGGKERPTKEGGAVKLWDQEMKRCRAFQLETGLPVETVRSVCRGKGKILVGTKDGEVIEVGEKNAASNTMINGHTQGRIWGLATHPSKDVFISASDDGTIRIWDLADKKLLNKVNLGHPAKCTAYSPNGEMVSIGMENGEFIVLLVNSLTVWGKKRDRSVAIQDIRFSSDNRMLAVGSVESAVDFYDLTLGPSLNRIGYCKDIPGFVIQIDFSADGKYIEVSTGSYKRQIHEVPSGKIVTDQVLIDRITWATWTSVLGDEVLGIWPRNAEKADVNCACVSHAGLNIVTGDDFGLVKLFDFPCTDKFAKHKRYFGHSAHVTNIRFSYDDKYVISVGGNDCSVFVWRCV, from the exons TCTGGCTCTTCATCCCGATAAGATCCAGGTGGCCACAGGTCAGGTTGGGAAGGATCCATACATCTGTGTGTGGGACTCGTATACTCTGACAACCGTCTCTATACTGAGAGATGTTCACACTCATGGTGTGGCGTGTTTGGCCTTTGATGCTGATGGGCAG CGTTTGGCTTCCGTCGGCCTCGATGccaaaaacacagtttgtgttTGGGACTGGAAAAAAGGGCGTGTCTTAGCCAGCGCAACGGGACATTCTGATAGG ATCTTTGATATTTCCTGGGATCCGTTTATTCAACACAGACTGGTGAGCTGTGGAGTTAAGCACATTAAA TTCTGGACACTGTGTGGAAATGCGCTGACGCCCAAACGAGGGATTTTCGGAAAGACGGGGGACCTGCAAACGATTCTGTGTTTAGCGACGGCAAAGGATGAAGTGACATATTCTGGCGCTCTTAACGGAGACATTTATGTGTGGAAGGGACTGAACCTGACGAGAACGATACAGGCAGCGCACGGA GCTGGGATCTTCAGCATGCACTCGTGTGAAGAAGGGTTCGCCACCGGTGGCCGTGATGGATGTGTTCGATTGTGGGACATAGACTTCAAACCTATCACAAAGATCGACCTCAGAGAGGTGGAGCAGGGCTATAAAG ggCTGTCGATTCGCAGCGTGTGTTGGAGAGCCGACCGGATCCTGGCAGGAACTCAGGACAGTGAGATCTTTGAGGTGATGGTGAGAGACAGAGACAAGCCGCTGTTGATCATGCAGGGTCACTCGGAGGGGGAACTGTGGGCCCTCGATCTGCATCCCAAACAACCGCTGGCGGTCACCGGCAGCGATGATCGATCCGTTCG ACTCTGGAGTTTATCTGAACACACGCTGATCGCTCGCTGTAACATGGAAGAAGCCGTACGCAGCGTTTCCTTCAACAATGACGGTTCTCAGCTCGCTCTCGGGATGAAGGACGGTTCTTTCACTGTTCTGCGTGTCAG AGACATGACGGAGGTGGTTCACATCAAGGACAGAAAGGAGGTGATTCATGAGCTGAAGTTTTCACCCGACGGCTCGTATCTGGCCGTAGGCTCCAATGATGGGTTTGTGGATATCTACGCCGTAGCCCAGCGCTATAAGAAGGTTGGAGAATGCAGCAAGTCCACCTGCTTCATAACTCATCTGGACTGGTCTGTAGACAGTCGATTCCTGCAGACCAATGATGGAGCTGGTGAACGAATCTTCTACAGGATGCCAA CCGGGAAATTCCTGCCAAAGGAGGAAGCCAAAGGAATTCACTGGATGACGTGGACGTGCGTTCTCGGACCGGAGGTGAACGGAATCTGGCCCAAATATTCCAACGTTAATGACATTAATTCTGTGGATGCCAACTACAGCAGCGCAGTGCTGGTGACGGGCGATGATTTCGGTCTTGTCAAACTTTTGAGATTCCCGTGTCTTAAAAAAG CTGCCAAATTTAAGAAATACATCGGGCATTCTGCCCACGTGACCAATGTGCGGTGgtcacatgacctgcagtgGGTTCTGAGCACGGGCGGAGCGGATCACTCTGTGTTTCAGTGGAGGTTTCTACCTGAAGGAGTCATGAACGGAGTTTTGGAGCCGCTGCTGCAAG ATGGATACGCTGACTCTAACAGCGGTGAATCTGACTCTGATCTCTCAGATGTTCCTGAGCTGGATTCAGACATTGAGCAAGAAGCCCAGATGAACTATGAACGCCAG GTGTATAAAGAAGATCTTCCTCAACTGAAGAAGAAGCTGGCCGGATCTCTGAAGAGGCAGAGAGCTCCAGATGAGGGTCTTCGCTTGCAGTTTGTCCATgg TTACAGAGGTTGTGACTGCAGGAATAATCTCTTCTACACACAGACGGGTGAGGTGGTTTATCATGTGGCCGCAGTGGCCGTCGTCTATAACAGACAGCAGCACACACAGAGGTTTTATCTGGGCCACGATGATGATATCCTCAGTCTGACTGTACATCCACTTAAGGACTATGTGGCCACTGGACAG GTGGGTCGAGATCCTGCTATCCACGTGTGGGACATTCAGACACTCAGATGTTTGTCTCTTCTGAAGGGTCAACATCAGAGAGGTGTATGTGCGCTGGAGTTCACAG gAGATGGTAAGAGTCTAGTGTCTGTGGGAATAGATGAAGATCACTCTATAGTCATCTGGGACTGGAAGAAAGGTGAAAAACTGGCCAAATCAAG AGGACACCGGGAGAAGATCTTTGTGGTGAAAGCAAACCCGTTTCGCATGGACAAACTACTCACAGTGGGCATAAAACACATCAAGTTCTGGTTACACACAG GAGGAGGATTAACATTCAAGAGGGGCATTTTTGGAAATCTTGGCAAACAGGAGACGATGATGTCCGCCTGTTATGGACGTTCAGAAGATCTGGTGTTCTCTGGAGCCACTAATGGTGACGTCTACATCTGGAAAGACACGACGCTCGTGAAGACCATCAAAGCTCACGATGGGCCGGTGTTTGCTATGTGCTCTTTGGATAAG GGTTTTGTGACCGGCGGTAAAGACGGAGTTGTTGAATTGTGGGATGACATGTTTGAGAGATGTTTGAAGACCTATGCCATCAAGAGAGCATCTCTCTCCCCATCATCTAAAG GACTGCTTCTAGAAGATAACCCCTCTATAAGAGCCATTACTCTCGGTCATGGACACATCCTGGTGGGCACCAAGAATGGAGAGATCTTAGAAATCGATAAGAGCGGACCCATGACTTTACTGGTACAG GGTCATATGGAGGGTGAGGTTTGGGGTCTCGCTGCTCATCCACTTCTGCCCATATGTGCCACTGTCAGTGATGACAAGACATTACGCATTTGGGAGCTCTCGGCCAATCACCGCATGGTAGCTGTGCGCAAGCTTAAAAAAG gtggTAGGTGCTGTGCGTTCTCACCCGATGGCAAAGCCTTAGCAGTGGGTCTGAATGACGGCAGCTTTCTAGTGGTGAACGCTGACACGCTGGAGGACATGGTGACCTTTCACCACAGGAAGGAGATCATCTCTGACATCAGATTCTCTCAAG ATGCTGGGAAATATCTGGCCGTGGCATCTCACGATTCATTTGTGGACATATATAACGTTTTGACCAGTAAGAGGGTGGGAATCTGTAAGGGGGCGTCCAGCTGCGTCACGCATGTTGACTGGGACGTCCGTG GAAAGCTGCTTCAAGTCAACACCGGTGCCAAAGAGCAGCAGTTTTTTGAAGCTCCACGTGGAAGAAGACAAACGATCAGCACATCAGAG TTTGAGAAGATGGAGTGGGCCACGTGGACGTCTGTGCTGGGATCCACATGTGAGGGCATCTGGCCGACTCTTAGCTTTGTAAACGCTGCTTCACTTACCAAAGACAGAAAACTTCTGGCCACTGGAGATGACTTTGGTTTTGTCAAACTCTTCAGCTTCCCCTGCAAG GGTCAATTTGCCAAGTTTAAAAAGTACGTGGCTCACAGTGCCAATGTGACAAATGTGCGATGGTCCAATGACGATGCAATGCTGCTGTCAGTGGGCGGAGCTGACACGGCACTCATGATCTGGGCGAGAGAGGGGATTGGTCCACGAGAAAGCAAAGCTGTAGACAGTGAGGAGTCAGATGATGATGCGGAGGAAGATGGAG GGTACGACAGTGATGTGGCGCGAGAGAAGAACATGGACTATACTACTAAGATCTACGCGGTCAGTATAAGACAGATGATGGGTGTGAAGCCACACCAACAACAGAAGGAGGTTCAGGTGGATGAAAG ACCTCCGGTGAGTCGAGCCGCACCGTTACCTGAAAAACTAGTGAAGAACAACATtacaaagaagaagaagatcgTGGAG GAACTGTCTCTGGATCATGTTTTCGGTTATAGAGGCTTTGATTGTCGAAACAACCTTCACTACCTCAATGATGGAGCAGACATCATCTTCCATACAGCTGCGGCAGCTATCATTCAGAACCTCTCAGCTG GTACTCAGAGCTTTTATCTTGAGCACACGGATGACATTCTCTGTCTAACTGTCAATCAACAccccaaatatcaaaatatcatTGCCACGGGTCAGATCG GTTTGGCGCCGTCCATTCACGTTTGGGATGCCATGAGTAAACAGACGCTGTCTGTGCTCCGCTGTTCTCATGCTAAAGGAGTCGGATACGTCAACTTCAGTGCGACGGGAAAACTGCTGCTGTCTGTGGGTGTTGATCCTGAACACACCATCACTGTCTGGAGGTGGCAggaag GAAGTAAAGTTTGCAGTAAGGGCGGTCACAATGATCGGATCTTCGTGGTGGAGTTCAGGCCGGATTCGGACACGCAGTTTGTGTCTGTGGGAATTAAACACATTAAGTTCTGGACACTGGTGGGAGGATCTCTGCTGTATAAGAAAGGAGTGATGGGAACGGTGGAGGACGGCCGGATGCAGACGATGCTCTCTGTAGCGTTTGGAGCT AATAATCTGACGTTCACGGGTGCTATAAACGGAGATGTGTACGTGTGGAGGGAACATTATCTTGTGCGTGTGGTTGCTAAAGCTCACACTGGACCTGTGTTCACCATGTACACAACACTTAGAGACGGACTCATAGTGACCGGAGGAAAAGAGAGACC GACTAAAGAGGGTGGTGCTGTGAAACTCTGGGATCAGGAGATGAAGAGATGTCGAGCGTTTCAGCTGGAGACTGGACTTCCTGTTGAAACCGTCCGATCTGTCTGTAGAGGAAAG GGGAAAATTTTGGTGGGAACAAAAGATGGTGAGGTCATAGAGGTGGGAGAGAAGAACGCCGCCTCAAACACAATGATTAACGGACACACACAGGGACGGATTTGGGGTCTGGCAACCCACCCATCCAAAGACGTCTTCATCTCTGCCAGCGATGACGGAACCATCCGGATCTGGGACCTGGCTGATAAG AAACTTCTGAACAAAGTCAACCTGGGTCACCCGGCCAAGTGTACGGCGTACAGTCCGAACGGTGAGATGGTGTCCATCGGGATGGAGAATGGAGAGTTTATTGTGCTGCTGGTGAATTCACTGACAGTCTGGGGTAAAAAGAGAGACCGCAGCGTGGCTATACAAGACATCCG GTTTAGCTCTGATAACCGGATGTTGGCTGTCGGGTCGGTCGAGTCTGCTGTTGACTTCTATGATCTCACTTTGGGTCCGTCTCTGAACCGGATCGGCTATTGTAAAGATATTCCTGGATTTGTTATTCAGATAGATTTTTCTGCTGACGGCAAATACATTGAG gTCTCTACAGGATCATATAAGAGACAGATTCATGAGGTTCCCAGCGGAAAGATCGTCACAGATCAGGTCTTGATTGACAGAATCACTTGGGCTACCTGGACCAG TGTTCTTGGCGATGAGGTTTTGGGTATCTGGCCTCGTAATGCAGAGAAAGCTGATGTCAACTGTGCCTGCGTTTCTCATGCCGGTCTGAACATTGTCACCGGAGACGATTTTGGGCTCGTCAAACTCTTTGACTTTCCCTGCACGGACAAATTT GCCAAACACAAGCGCTACTTCGGCCACTCTGCTCATGTGACCAACATTCGGTTCTCTTATGATgacaaatatgtgattagtgtGGGAGGAAATGACTGTAG tgtgtttgtgtggcgATGTGTCTGA